Sequence from the Thioclava sp. GXIMD4216 genome:
CGCAGACCAGTGCCGCGCCTGTTGCAACAGGGAGAATGACAATGGCGCAACAGCCAGACAAGATCCCCGCGCCGCCTCGCGTCGCGGAACGCGGTCCCATGCGCGGATTGCATAATGGAATGAGTATCGCGGCCAAGGTTATGGTGGCCGTCTTCGTGCTGTTCACGATCCTCAATCTGAATATGGCGACGGATGTGTTCGGAACGATCCGTGCATGGGTCGAAAGCGTGCTGCGGTGGTATTATATCGCCACGATCCTCGCGATTCTGGCCGTCGCCCTGTATATTATGTGTTCGCGCTTCGGCGCGATCCGGCTGGGCGATGATGACAGCCGCCCCGAATTCGGCAATTTCTCGTGGTTCGCGATGCTGTTCTCGGCCTCCGTCTCGATCGGGATCATGTTCTTCGGTGTGGCCGAGCCGTTGTTCTATTTCGACAATACGGCCGCTTGGGGCTATCCCAACAATCCCTTTGCCGAGGCCGAGGGCCATCACGCCATGACGCTGGAGCGTGCGCTTGATGCAGTCCGCGTGACCAATTTCCACTGGGGGCTGCATGGCTGGGCGATCTACACGCTGACCGGTCTGGCGCTTGGCTATTTTGCCTATCGTAAGAAGCTGCCGCTGACCTTCCGCTCGGCGCTCTATCCGTTGCTGGGCCAGCGGATCTACGGGCCTTTGGGCCATGCGGTGGACCTGCTGGCGGTGTTTGGCACCGTCTTCGGCATCGCCACCTCGCTGGGGTTGGGGGCCACCCAGATGGTGCAGGGGCTGAACGTGCTGTTTGGCACCTCGACCGGAACCAGCATGCAGATCACGCTGGTGCTGCTGATTTCGGCGGTGGCTACGCTGAGCGCGGTGTCCGGCCTTGGTCGCGGCGTGCGGATCCTGTCGGAGTGGAATATCCTGCTTACTCTGCTGCTGGTGGCGTTTTTCTTCCTTGTCGGCCCCTCGGGCTGGCTGACGGATTTCCTGCTGAATTCGGTCGGGCAATATGTCACCCATTTCATTCCGATGGGATTCTGGACCGCCTCCGAGCCGGGCAATGTCAAATGGCAGGGCGGCTGGACGATCTTTTACTGGGGATGGTGGCTGAGCTGGGCGCCCTTCGTTGGCATGTTCATCGCGCGGATCTCCTATGGCCGCACGATCCGTCAGTTCATGTGTGGCGCGATGCTGGTGCCGACCTTTATCGCGTTTCTCTGGATCGTGATCTTCGGGGGCAACGCGCTCTATCAAGAGCTGACCGCACCGAACGGGGTGGGAACGGCGGGCCTTCTGGATATGGTCAACAACTGGAATCTCGGCGGCACGCTTTACGCCACGATTGACGGTCTTGCGGGCAATGGCCCCTTGGCATGGGGCGTTTCGGCGCTGGCGACCTTCCTGCTGGCGACATGGTTCATTACCAGCGCCGATAGTGGCACGCTTGTGGTGACCACAATCCTGTCGATGGGCAATCCGCATCCGCCGACCCGCCACCGGATCATCTGGGGCGCGGCGCAGGGCGTGGTTGCGGCGGCCCTGCTGGCGGCAGGCGGCCTTTCGGCGTTGCAGACAGCCGCGATTGCCGCAGCCCTGCCGATCTCGGTGCTGGTGCTGCTGATGGCATTCGGGTTGCTGCGTTCGTTGCATCAGGACCCGAGCGCCCTGCCCGCGCCGCAGGGGGAGGCACCGGATGGGACGGTCTATAATGCCGACCTGAAGGCCTGACCGGAGATCGGCCGGAAACAGACCGGCAGCGCGGACCCTCCCGCGCTGCCGGTGACCTTATTTCGGGCTGGGGAGACGCAGGGTTCCGGCCAGCGCCTCGACCACCTCCGGCCCGATCATATCGGGATGGTGACAGTCGAATTCCATCCGCTCCAGCGTCTGGCAATAGCTGTCCCACAATCCGGCATGATGGCCTTGCGGATCGCCCCCCTGCCCCTGCGCGCCCCCCTGCCCGATCTGGTCCCGTAGCGCCGCCAGATGCAGCGTCGGGCAATGGACCTGCGGTTCGTGATGGTCGCGCACCAAGCGGTTGGTCGCCCGCACCGAGCGCATCACCCCCGCCAGAATGGCGGCGGGAAGTTGGGCCAGCGGGTGCTGACGGGCGGCAAGGAAGCCGGTGACCTCGGCGACCGTTTCCAGATGCCGGTGCGCTTCGGGGTCGAAGCCCGCAATGGCCAGAATGGCCCGCAGGGCGGTGCCGTCATCGGGTTCGGGCTGATCGCGCCAGCAGGCCGAGGGATAGGCATCCATCAGCACCAGCCGTGCCAGCGGCCACCCTCGTCTCTCGGCTTCGGCGGCCATCGCATGGGCAATGATGCCGCCCAAAGACCAGCCCAGCAGATAGACCTTGCCCTCGCGCGGCCACAAAGCGGCGATTTCGTCAAGATAGCTGCGGGCCAGCGCGTTCAGATCGCCTTGCAGCGGGCCGCCGTGTTCCAATAGCGGCGATTGCAGCCCGTAGACCGTGGCTTCGGGCAGGCTTTGCGCCAGCCTGCGATAGCACCATGCCAGACCGCCCGCAGGGTGGATGGCAAAAATGACAGGCCCCGTTGGCGCGCCCTTTTGCAAGCGCAAGACAGGTTTCGTGCCGTGATCTTGCGGCGCGGCACTCCGGTTTGCGCCCTGATCCAGCACCTCTGCCAGATCGGCCAGAACCGGATGTTCGAGCAACACCCCCAGCCCCGGATCGCGACCGGTTTCCTCTTCGATGCGCAAAGACAGCCGGACCGCCCTGAGCGACTCCCCGCCCGCAAGGAAGAAATCCGTTTTGCGGTCGACCGGCTCGGGCAGCCCCAGAATTTCCGCATACAGCCGCGAGAGCAGGGTTTCGGTGCCTGCGCGGGGCAGTGCCTTGGTCTCGCCTGCCGTCGTCTGCGGTGCGGGAAGGGCCTTGCGGTCCAGCTTGCCACTGCTGTTCAGCGGCAGCGCGGGCAAGGTCAGGATATGGGCCGGTTGCATCATAGCAGGCAGCGCCGTCTCGAAGGCCTTGCGGATATCGGCCGCCGAGGCATCCTCGCGCGGGACCACATAGGCCAGCAGGCGCGCCTGCCCCGTTGCATCCTGATCGACGATCATCGCCACCTGTTTCAGACAGGGCGCCTGCGCCATGCGGGCCTCGATTTCGGCGGGTTCGATGCGCACCCCGCGGATCTTGATCTGATGGTCGACCCGACCGGCAAAGGTCAGGCTGCCCTGCGCATCGGCGGTGACCAGATCGCCGGTATCATACATGATCGCCGTTCCGGTCGCGGTTTTCGGTGAAAACGGTGCGGCGGGGAACGGGTTGGGCACGAAACGCTCTTTGGTCAGATCGGGGCGGCCCAGATAGCCACGGGCAAGCTGCCCCCCCGCCAGATAGAGCCGCCCTGCCAGCCCGTCGGGCACGGGGCGCTGACAATGGTCAAGCACATAGCAGCCGGTGTTCCAGACCGGATGACCGATCGGGATCTGCGGGCCGTTTTGTGCCGGATCTGCCGGTGCATAGGTGACATCCACAGCCGCTTCTGTCGGGCCATACAGATTGTGCAGCGCCCCCGAGATACGCTGTGCGAACAGGCGGGCCAGACGTGTGGGCAGCGCCTCGCCGCTGGCAAAGACCCGCGCGATTGTCAGCCCTTCAGAGGCAGGGGCCGCCAGAAACAGCTCCAGCATGGAAGGCACGAAATGCAGGGTGGTGATCTTTTCGCGGCGGATGATCCCCGCCAGCGCCACAGGATCGCGATGCGCGCCGGGCGGGGCGACCACAAGGCTGGCCCCGCAGAGGAAGGGCAGGAAAAACTCCCAGACCGAGACATCGAAGGTTGCGGGAGTTTTCTGCAGGATCCGGTCTGCGGGTCCGAAACCATAGGTCTCGCGCATCCATAGCAGGCGGTTCACGATGGCACGGTGCTCGATCATCACACCTTTCGGTGCGCCGGTCGAGCCAGAGGTGAACAGCACATAGGCCAGATCGTCGGGGCCGGCAGGGCGCGGTGTGGTGCCTTTGTCGGGGCCGCCTGTGGTGGTCGGAGAGACGTGCTGCCAATCGACTTGTGGCCAGTCTATCTGTGGCCAGTCGATCTGTGGACAGTCGCCGCAGGGGTAGCCGTCCTGCGCGATCACCGCCAGAGGCGCGACCTGTGCCAGAATACCGGCGCTGCGCGCGCTTTGGTCCTCGGGGTCGAGCGGCACATAGGCCGCCCCCGCGCGGATCACCGCCAGCAATGCCACGACCAGTTCGACCGAGCGCGGCAGGGCCACGGCGATGATCTGGCCCGGTCCGGCCCCGAGAGCGGCCAGATGCTGCGCCAGAGCCTCGGTGCGGGCATCAAGCTGGCGATAGCTCACCGCCTGATCGCCGAAACGCAGCGCGCAGGCGTCGGGGCTTCGGGCGATCTGCATGGCGATGAGGTCCCAAAGCGTGGTCTCGGGCAAGGGATGGGCGGTTTGGTTGCGCGCGACCAGATGAACCTGCGTTTCCTCTGCGGTCAGGGTCGGGACAAGGCGCAACTGCGGCGCAAGGGCAGCACGGGCCAGAAAACAGCCCAGACGCCGTGTCATCGTTTCGGTCTCTTCGGCGCTGTAGCGGGCATCATTGGCATCGATCTGCAGCAAAAGCCCTGTTTCGGGCGTGCCACGATAGCAGATGGTCAGGTCCTCGACCGAGCCCGCCGACAGGATCTGTAGCTGGCTTGTGCAACCGGAGAATGTCGGGCAGGCCTCGAAGGGCAGGATATTGATCAGCGGCCCCCAGAGCCTGCGCCCTGCCCCGATGCGCCCTGCCTCGCGGGCCAGCAATTCGCCGCGATAACGGAGGTTGCGGCGCATCTCCGCCAAAGACCGGCCCACCTCCTGCAGCCAGTCCCCCAGCGGTGCGTCTTCCTGCACGCGCAGGGCAAGCGGCAGGACATTGACCTGTGTCGAGGGCACGCGGGCCAGCTTGCCCATACGGTTCTGCAATGGCAGACCGATCACCACCTCGTCGCTTTCCCCGCGTGAGACCAAGGGCAGATGGCGCCCCAGCCATGCGCCGGCCAGCCCGACCAGAACATCGGTCCAATGCACCCCCGCAATATGCGCGAGCTGCGCCAGATCGGCACAAAGCTCGGCGGAAAGCGGCAGTTCGTGGCGGTGGAACCATGTGCCGTCGCCCTGCCCGCCACGGGCGGCGATGTCTTCGACCTCGGGCAGAAGGCGGATTTTCTCCTGCCAGAACCGGTGCTGGCTCGCGCGGGCGGGGGAGGCGCGGAAGCGCGCATCTTCCTCGAAGGCGCGTGCAAGTGGCGGCAGTGGCGTGCCTGCGGGCTGCCCTGTGATACGGGCGTTGTAAAGCTGCGCCAGACGCTGGGTGATCTCCACCATCGCGCGGCCATCGGCGGCCAGATGGTGGATGCGCTCGGTCAGGATGTGGTGCTGGGGGGTGATCTGCCAGAGGGTGAAACTTGCCAGCGGATCGCGTGCCAGATCCAGCGGGCGGCGGGCCTCGGCCAGAAGGCGCGTCCGGAGGTCCGCTTCGGAGGGGGGCGTGTCGAAGGTGATGTGCTGCAGGCGTGGCGCAAGGGCCGGATCGAGCGATTGCTCGGGTTGTCCCGCGACCTGCCGGAACCGCAGCGACAGGCAGTGCGCCTCCTGCCCCAGTTCGGCCAGCGCCGCCTCAAGCTGGGCGCGATCCAGCGGCCCGTGCAGATGCAGCGCCTGCCCTGTCATGAAGGCGGGGTTATGCGGCATACGCGCTTGCGCATACCAGATCCCCTCCTGCGCCTCGGTCAGCGGCGACCAGAGCTGGACACCGCTATCCTGCGACAGATGGTCTTTCATGGCGCCGCCTCGACGATGGCCCAGAACTCGTTCAGGGTCTCGCATTCATACAGCCGCTCGACGGGCAGATCGGGCTGGGTTTCCTGCCAGAGCAGAAGCAGCCGCATCAGGGCGATGGAATCAAGCCCGAGATCGCCCAGATGGCCCTCGGGGTCGATCTCATTGGCCGGCAGATCCAGAACACCGGCCAGATCATCCAGCATTTGGGCAAAGGTCAGGGTGTCGCGCATGATCAGGCCTCCTGTGCCGCAGCTTCTTCGGCCAGAACACTGGCGCGCAGGCTCTCGCGCAGCTGGCGGCGGCTGATCTTGCCGACGGCGGTGGTGGCAAACCCTGTCACCATGCGGATTTCGTCGGGGATCTTGAAGGCCGCCACATCGCGCGCGCGCAGATGGGCGCGCAGCGCGCTGGCAT
This genomic interval carries:
- a CDS encoding BCCT family transporter, with the translated sequence MAQQPDKIPAPPRVAERGPMRGLHNGMSIAAKVMVAVFVLFTILNLNMATDVFGTIRAWVESVLRWYYIATILAILAVALYIMCSRFGAIRLGDDDSRPEFGNFSWFAMLFSASVSIGIMFFGVAEPLFYFDNTAAWGYPNNPFAEAEGHHAMTLERALDAVRVTNFHWGLHGWAIYTLTGLALGYFAYRKKLPLTFRSALYPLLGQRIYGPLGHAVDLLAVFGTVFGIATSLGLGATQMVQGLNVLFGTSTGTSMQITLVLLISAVATLSAVSGLGRGVRILSEWNILLTLLLVAFFFLVGPSGWLTDFLLNSVGQYVTHFIPMGFWTASEPGNVKWQGGWTIFYWGWWLSWAPFVGMFIARISYGRTIRQFMCGAMLVPTFIAFLWIVIFGGNALYQELTAPNGVGTAGLLDMVNNWNLGGTLYATIDGLAGNGPLAWGVSALATFLLATWFITSADSGTLVVTTILSMGNPHPPTRHRIIWGAAQGVVAAALLAAGGLSALQTAAIAAALPISVLVLLMAFGLLRSLHQDPSALPAPQGEAPDGTVYNADLKA
- a CDS encoding amino acid adenylation domain-containing protein, translating into MKDHLSQDSGVQLWSPLTEAQEGIWYAQARMPHNPAFMTGQALHLHGPLDRAQLEAALAELGQEAHCLSLRFRQVAGQPEQSLDPALAPRLQHITFDTPPSEADLRTRLLAEARRPLDLARDPLASFTLWQITPQHHILTERIHHLAADGRAMVEITQRLAQLYNARITGQPAGTPLPPLARAFEEDARFRASPARASQHRFWQEKIRLLPEVEDIAARGGQGDGTWFHRHELPLSAELCADLAQLAHIAGVHWTDVLVGLAGAWLGRHLPLVSRGESDEVVIGLPLQNRMGKLARVPSTQVNVLPLALRVQEDAPLGDWLQEVGRSLAEMRRNLRYRGELLAREAGRIGAGRRLWGPLINILPFEACPTFSGCTSQLQILSAGSVEDLTICYRGTPETGLLLQIDANDARYSAEETETMTRRLGCFLARAALAPQLRLVPTLTAEETQVHLVARNQTAHPLPETTLWDLIAMQIARSPDACALRFGDQAVSYRQLDARTEALAQHLAALGAGPGQIIAVALPRSVELVVALLAVIRAGAAYVPLDPEDQSARSAGILAQVAPLAVIAQDGYPCGDCPQIDWPQIDWPQVDWQHVSPTTTGGPDKGTTPRPAGPDDLAYVLFTSGSTGAPKGVMIEHRAIVNRLLWMRETYGFGPADRILQKTPATFDVSVWEFFLPFLCGASLVVAPPGAHRDPVALAGIIRREKITTLHFVPSMLELFLAAPASEGLTIARVFASGEALPTRLARLFAQRISGALHNLYGPTEAAVDVTYAPADPAQNGPQIPIGHPVWNTGCYVLDHCQRPVPDGLAGRLYLAGGQLARGYLGRPDLTKERFVPNPFPAAPFSPKTATGTAIMYDTGDLVTADAQGSLTFAGRVDHQIKIRGVRIEPAEIEARMAQAPCLKQVAMIVDQDATGQARLLAYVVPREDASAADIRKAFETALPAMMQPAHILTLPALPLNSSGKLDRKALPAPQTTAGETKALPRAGTETLLSRLYAEILGLPEPVDRKTDFFLAGGESLRAVRLSLRIEEETGRDPGLGVLLEHPVLADLAEVLDQGANRSAAPQDHGTKPVLRLQKGAPTGPVIFAIHPAGGLAWCYRRLAQSLPEATVYGLQSPLLEHGGPLQGDLNALARSYLDEIAALWPREGKVYLLGWSLGGIIAHAMAAEAERRGWPLARLVLMDAYPSACWRDQPEPDDGTALRAILAIAGFDPEAHRHLETVAEVTGFLAARQHPLAQLPAAILAGVMRSVRATNRLVRDHHEPQVHCPTLHLAALRDQIGQGGAQGQGGDPQGHHAGLWDSYCQTLERMEFDCHHPDMIGPEVVEALAGTLRLPSPK
- a CDS encoding acyl carrier protein; translation: MRDTLTFAQMLDDLAGVLDLPANEIDPEGHLGDLGLDSIALMRLLLLWQETQPDLPVERLYECETLNEFWAIVEAAP